One genomic segment of Dehalogenimonas alkenigignens includes these proteins:
- a CDS encoding reductive dehalogenase → MSKFHSTVTRRDFMKAIGLAGAGVGAAALANPVFHDLDELGGATGIGKAKRAWWVKEREALDSTTPVDWDIYKRYDGALNTVPFLGNMAPDEAKKLTDETGMIGLLETLQHDLGNTAAMIKFPKWQPGSQHIEAMLNKKPGYSVREFAFGHGMVTWPSKLLEPHAMFMGDSRIMSRIWSPQELGVPPWSGTPEENSALLRTVIRTLGGSTIGFVPLNEKTRRFINTRPIGDPGMRIEFEDVDAPYLKYSGKDNSESKFVIPNKFTTAVTFSWQMSKAIMNVPGMHTAQQSGGTCIQIDVPRHTLLQFFKALGWHAASTDAIGNHLFPPFGVMGGLGEMGRMTMVITPERGPQIRATSCVFTDLPLAYDNPIEFGARRFCFTCKKCADVCPMGAISTEKEPSWDITKKYDNYVQPETFNNAGLNAWYLDHNKCYQGWRKSLSGYCGLCQPNCTFSKFDQAGIHQVIMGTASTTPVFNGFFRKMDDFFGYGSKAKGWGETTQEEIDALMYSGENLSEWGYDGTYGRHRL, encoded by the coding sequence GTGAGCAAGTTCCATAGCACCGTGACCCGTCGTGATTTCATGAAGGCGATTGGCTTGGCTGGAGCCGGGGTTGGAGCCGCCGCACTGGCAAACCCAGTATTTCATGACTTGGATGAGCTGGGTGGAGCAACTGGAATTGGTAAAGCTAAACGCGCCTGGTGGGTAAAAGAGCGCGAGGCATTGGATTCAACTACTCCGGTGGATTGGGATATCTATAAAAGATACGATGGTGCGCTCAATACTGTACCGTTCCTTGGGAACATGGCTCCGGACGAAGCCAAGAAACTTACTGATGAAACGGGGATGATCGGTTTACTCGAAACTCTTCAACACGATTTAGGGAACACTGCAGCGATGATCAAGTTTCCCAAGTGGCAACCAGGTTCACAACACATTGAAGCTATGTTAAATAAGAAACCTGGTTACAGCGTCAGGGAATTTGCGTTTGGGCATGGTATGGTGACCTGGCCTTCAAAATTGTTGGAACCTCATGCAATGTTCATGGGGGATAGCCGGATTATGAGCCGTATTTGGAGCCCACAAGAATTAGGTGTTCCTCCTTGGAGTGGTACCCCTGAAGAAAACAGTGCTCTTCTCCGAACGGTTATCAGGACATTGGGAGGATCTACCATCGGTTTTGTACCTCTAAATGAGAAAACAAGGAGGTTTATCAACACTAGACCAATTGGAGATCCCGGAATGCGAATTGAATTTGAAGATGTGGATGCGCCGTACCTTAAGTATTCTGGTAAAGACAATTCAGAATCAAAATTTGTTATACCAAACAAATTCACGACTGCAGTGACTTTTAGTTGGCAAATGTCCAAAGCCATTATGAATGTTCCTGGTATGCATACAGCACAGCAATCTGGAGGTACTTGTATTCAAATAGATGTCCCTCGACATACTTTACTGCAATTTTTTAAGGCCTTGGGTTGGCACGCAGCTTCGACCGATGCAATAGGTAATCATCTGTTTCCTCCTTTTGGGGTTATGGGGGGGTTAGGCGAGATGGGGCGCATGACCATGGTTATAACTCCGGAAAGAGGACCCCAAATACGAGCCACAAGTTGTGTGTTCACTGATCTCCCACTCGCTTATGATAATCCGATTGAATTTGGGGCTCGTCGCTTTTGCTTTACCTGTAAAAAATGCGCTGATGTCTGTCCAATGGGAGCAATAAGTACAGAAAAAGAGCCATCATGGGACATCACCAAGAAATATGATAATTATGTTCAACCCGAGACATTCAACAATGCTGGATTAAATGCCTGGTATCTGGATCACAATAAATGCTATCAAGGCTGGAGAAAATCCCTTTCGGGGTATTGCGGACTTTGCCAGCCCAACTGCACTTTTTCGAAATTTGATCAAGCAGGAATTCACCAGGTCATCATGGGGACTGCATCAACTACTCCAGTTTTCAACGGGTTCTTTAGGAAAATGGACGATTTCTTCGGTTATGGGTCCAAAGCCAAAGGTTGGGGAGAAACAACGCAAGAAGAAATTGATGCGTTAATGTATTCTGGAGAAAACCTCAGTGAATGGGGATATGACGGAACCTACGGGCGCCATAGGTTATAA
- a CDS encoding B12-binding domain-containing radical SAM protein produces the protein MRILLVIPSRAYGNMPGYTKFPDEMLSIGGMLESCGHEVKIIDCNLDKKSQPADFIEFAPALIGFGVATGPNIASALSQSAEYKKLLPGVKITWGFRHASAYPADVLAEPCVDYAVIGAGEFTIAELTDYLQNGDIEISSIKGLAYKDPQGKAVINEVRSFMPDLDSLPDPAWHLIDVNKYSDVTLNTSRGCPYKCTFCSDANFWGGQMCDLSARRIVSQMEKLHEEFGTQHIYFSGERFVINRERLKEFCNLVIAKKWKLTWNAPVSGGIDEETVKLMAKSGCTSVLLEVETGSQRMLTFLDKGTVAEMESTFWFLVKHRIIPTIFMYYGYPNETLADFRESLDLLKRLDDPPYLYMKFVPYPGTKLFDYCVEHGLLAQPKTLIEWADFPLRCANEMNLSSVPQKAMDDAMASFRRSYATRRVRFMMRHNPAFFLTAVKRPGEFFRSVWDLGKYYIDIMMDQTNSSDSWMFKLFKRMGWVGKENKKLDEAKGITRGGEVR, from the coding sequence ATGAGAATATTACTCGTTATCCCATCCAGGGCGTACGGCAATATGCCGGGTTACACCAAATTTCCGGATGAGATGCTGTCTATCGGCGGCATGCTGGAAAGCTGCGGACATGAAGTCAAAATAATCGATTGCAACCTGGATAAGAAAAGTCAGCCGGCAGACTTTATCGAATTTGCCCCCGCGCTTATCGGGTTTGGCGTGGCTACGGGCCCGAATATCGCCAGCGCCCTGTCTCAGTCAGCGGAATATAAAAAACTGCTGCCTGGAGTTAAGATCACCTGGGGATTCAGGCACGCCAGTGCCTATCCGGCTGATGTTCTTGCCGAGCCCTGCGTCGATTATGCCGTGATAGGGGCGGGTGAATTCACTATCGCCGAACTCACCGACTACTTACAGAATGGTGATATTGAGATTTCATCGATTAAAGGGTTGGCCTACAAGGACCCTCAAGGCAAAGCGGTAATCAATGAAGTCAGATCTTTCATGCCCGATCTCGACAGCCTGCCGGATCCGGCCTGGCATCTGATAGATGTCAACAAATATTCTGACGTCACTCTGAATACCTCCCGGGGCTGCCCTTATAAATGCACTTTTTGCTCCGATGCAAATTTCTGGGGCGGCCAGATGTGTGATCTTTCCGCCAGGCGCATCGTGTCGCAGATGGAGAAGCTGCATGAGGAGTTTGGAACCCAGCACATCTATTTTTCTGGGGAGCGGTTCGTCATCAACCGCGAGCGGCTCAAGGAGTTCTGTAATCTTGTCATCGCCAAGAAATGGAAATTGACCTGGAACGCTCCAGTCTCAGGTGGCATTGACGAAGAGACGGTTAAGCTCATGGCTAAGAGCGGTTGTACCTCGGTGCTGCTCGAGGTTGAAACCGGCAGCCAACGAATGCTGACCTTTCTGGACAAGGGCACTGTGGCCGAAATGGAATCCACATTCTGGTTTTTAGTCAAACACCGCATCATCCCGACCATCTTCATGTACTACGGGTACCCCAACGAGACTCTCGCCGATTTCAGGGAAAGCCTGGACCTGTTGAAGCGACTTGACGATCCGCCCTATCTCTACATGAAATTCGTACCCTACCCCGGTACTAAGCTTTTCGATTATTGTGTCGAGCACGGACTCCTGGCTCAACCCAAGACCTTAATAGAATGGGCCGATTTCCCTCTCCGGTGTGCTAACGAGATGAACCTGTCTTCTGTACCTCAAAAAGCTATGGATGATGCCATGGCCAGCTTTCGCCGCAGCTATGCCACGAGGCGAGTGCGCTTCATGATGCGACATAACCCGGCGTTCTTCCTGACCGCGGTCAAACGTCCAGGTGAATTCTTCCGTTCGGTCTGGGACCTGGGAAAGTATTACATCGACATTATGATGGACCAAACCAACAGTTCCGATTCATGGATGTTCAAACTGTTTAAAAGGATGGGTTGGGTAGGTAAGGAAAACAAAAAGCTCGATGAAGCCAAGGGTATTACACGCGGTGGAGAGGTGAGGTAA
- a CDS encoding bifunctional 3,4-dihydroxy-2-butanone-4-phosphate synthase/GTP cyclohydrolase II, which translates to MLNTDNLNKAIVDFRQGKFVIIVDDDSRENEGDLAIAAEAITPETINFMAKNARGLICVPMDPDRLEMLNLPLMVHDNTSKHSTAFTVSVEARFGVSTGISAADRAATVKALIDPSTQPNDLVKPGHIFPLKALKGGVLKRAGHTEASVDLARLSGLYPAAVICEIMNPDGTMARLPQLKIMSKEWGFTMISVAELIAYRRRTEHLVQRVAETKMPTRYGEFQAIAYRSEVESGEHVALVKGKINGDEPVLVRVHSECLTGEVFGSLRCDCGEQLDMAMKAIINEGSGVLLYMRQEGRGIGFHNKLRAYALQDQGLDTVEANHELGFEDDLRDYGIGAQILSDLGLTRIKLMTNNPRKVVGLEGYGLTITEVLNIQAPPNSYDKKYLNAKKNKLGHHLELVADP; encoded by the coding sequence ATGTTAAATACGGATAATCTTAACAAGGCGATAGTTGATTTTAGGCAAGGGAAATTTGTCATTATTGTCGATGATGACAGCCGCGAAAACGAAGGTGATCTGGCAATAGCTGCTGAGGCAATTACACCTGAAACAATCAACTTTATGGCTAAAAACGCTCGCGGTCTAATTTGTGTCCCCATGGATCCGGATCGTTTGGAGATGCTCAATCTTCCGCTAATGGTTCATGACAACACTTCAAAACATTCCACCGCTTTCACAGTGTCAGTAGAGGCTCGTTTTGGAGTCTCTACAGGAATTTCGGCTGCCGATAGGGCGGCAACGGTGAAGGCTTTGATCGATCCCTCAACTCAACCAAATGATTTAGTGAAACCCGGGCATATTTTCCCGTTGAAAGCCCTCAAGGGTGGCGTATTGAAGAGAGCTGGCCACACTGAGGCTTCAGTAGATTTGGCAAGGTTATCAGGATTGTATCCGGCCGCAGTGATCTGCGAGATTATGAACCCTGATGGGACTATGGCGCGTCTTCCCCAACTCAAAATAATGTCCAAAGAATGGGGCTTCACCATGATCAGTGTTGCCGAATTAATTGCATATCGCCGAAGAACCGAGCATCTGGTTCAACGAGTCGCAGAAACCAAAATGCCGACCCGTTATGGGGAATTTCAAGCGATCGCTTATCGTAGTGAAGTTGAAAGCGGTGAACACGTTGCTTTGGTGAAGGGAAAGATCAACGGAGATGAACCTGTTTTGGTCCGGGTGCATAGCGAATGTCTTACCGGGGAAGTATTTGGCAGCCTGAGGTGCGATTGCGGTGAACAATTGGACATGGCGATGAAAGCCATTATTAACGAGGGTTCTGGGGTGCTACTATATATGCGGCAGGAAGGCAGAGGCATAGGTTTCCACAACAAATTACGAGCTTATGCCTTGCAAGACCAAGGGTTGGATACGGTAGAAGCAAATCATGAGCTGGGGTTTGAAGATGACCTTCGGGATTATGGAATTGGCGCTCAAATCCTATCCGATTTAGGATTGACTCGTATCAAATTGATGACCAATAATCCGCGAAAAGTGGTTGGACTTGAAGGATACGGATTAACAATAACAGAAGTTTTGAATATCCAGGCGCCTCCAAATTCTTACGACAAAAAGTACCTTAACGCCAAGAAAAACAAACTTGGGCACCACCTTGAATTGGTGGCGGATCCCTAG
- a CDS encoding pyridoxamine 5'-phosphate oxidase family protein: protein MAKMPKEVIDLFQDASVPKMVATVDKKGELNVTPKTSMTAVDAETLAFADLYGKTTRTFKNLEETKKVAIVAVKIPIAPPFTTIQVKGTFQKYETSGPLFDKFAEGLKKAMGVDITGVGVVHVDSIFSQAPQDKGKKLA, encoded by the coding sequence ATGGCGAAAATGCCCAAGGAAGTTATCGATCTGTTCCAAGATGCCTCGGTACCTAAGATGGTGGCTACAGTCGACAAAAAGGGAGAGCTCAACGTCACTCCAAAAACAAGCATGACCGCGGTGGACGCAGAGACCCTGGCTTTTGCCGACCTATATGGCAAAACTACCAGGACATTCAAGAACCTTGAAGAAACCAAAAAAGTGGCGATCGTCGCTGTAAAGATTCCTATCGCCCCTCCTTTCACCACAATACAAGTTAAAGGGACTTTCCAGAAGTATGAGACTTCAGGTCCACTTTTTGATAAGTTTGCCGAAGGTCTGAAGAAAGCGATGGGTGTAGATATCACTGGAGTGGGAGTTGTCCACGTGGATTCGATTTTCTCTCAAGCTCCACAGGATAAGGGCAAGAAACTAGCGTAA
- a CDS encoding class I SAM-dependent methyltransferase: MAIQNGNTPSKQKPFNAAVHFNTDLAEKYDENIRLFCTSYDVLHEMVLNWLRNQPERSKFLSSGAGTGTEILCLGKHFPLWQFTAVDVSASMITTCQKRVTQAGMDNRVKFSIGRVEDFHSTFQFDSASSIFVSHFIKEREDKLKYFGSIAANLKSGAPFILADLFGAKDSDEFQCLSAAWLVSCESQGWSAEVLIKNENHIERDISFIPETELFAILIEAGFEVPVRFYQTYLFGAWITWKRSQ; the protein is encoded by the coding sequence GTGGCGATTCAAAACGGCAATACGCCGTCCAAACAGAAACCATTCAATGCTGCAGTGCATTTTAATACCGATCTTGCTGAGAAATATGATGAAAATATCCGCTTATTCTGCACCTCTTACGATGTTTTACACGAGATGGTTTTGAATTGGCTCCGAAACCAACCTGAGAGGTCTAAATTCCTTTCATCTGGTGCTGGGACCGGAACTGAAATACTCTGTCTCGGAAAACATTTCCCTTTATGGCAGTTCACCGCTGTTGACGTTTCTGCGAGTATGATTACAACCTGTCAAAAGCGGGTCACTCAGGCAGGAATGGACAACCGAGTAAAGTTCTCAATTGGCAGGGTGGAAGATTTTCATTCAACCTTCCAGTTCGATTCAGCATCTTCGATTTTTGTATCCCACTTTATCAAAGAGCGCGAAGATAAATTAAAGTATTTTGGCTCTATCGCCGCTAATCTAAAATCTGGTGCCCCGTTCATTCTCGCTGATCTGTTCGGTGCTAAAGATTCAGATGAATTCCAGTGTTTGTCAGCGGCTTGGTTAGTTTCATGCGAATCACAAGGGTGGTCCGCAGAGGTCCTAATAAAAAACGAAAATCATATTGAACGAGATATTTCTTTCATTCCAGAGACCGAGTTGTTCGCAATATTAATAGAGGCGGGATTTGAGGTCCCTGTTCGTTTTTATCAAACATACTTATTTGGTGCGTGGATTACATGGAAACGTAGTCAATGA
- a CDS encoding MerR family transcriptional regulator — MKSETVHESILQISDIAKAVGVSLRMVRFYEESGLLKPYATTQSGLRLYNNKDVIRLRFINTLRRLDISLDDIKTILGVNSSSAGTKAEVLNRSLSAFTLAQQKIDDYQEILNELRKNNSIALESVQNCLKCDASSCKDCPQSVYIFS, encoded by the coding sequence ATGAAATCAGAGACAGTACACGAATCTATTCTCCAAATTAGTGACATCGCCAAGGCGGTTGGCGTCAGTCTCAGGATGGTTCGATTTTACGAAGAGTCGGGGCTTCTAAAGCCGTACGCAACCACTCAATCGGGGCTCAGGCTTTACAATAATAAAGACGTTATCAGATTGCGGTTCATTAACACACTGAGGCGTCTCGATATTTCTCTTGATGACATCAAGACAATCCTAGGGGTTAACAGCTCCTCTGCTGGGACAAAGGCAGAAGTGTTGAATCGATCCTTGAGTGCTTTTACCCTTGCCCAACAAAAAATCGACGATTACCAGGAAATTTTAAACGAACTCCGAAAAAATAACTCAATCGCTTTGGAATCGGTTCAAAATTGTCTAAAGTGTGATGCTTCTAGTTGCAAGGACTGTCCCCAAAGTGTTTATATTTTTTCGTAG
- a CDS encoding response regulator, translating to MKLVIIENSPEVSDLVSLAFSVGRPDTQIIAVTPEVDMISLIRGTNPDVVFVDLGLKKMAGFEAIINIRSFSEVAIIAVADLKTVNDIPKAINLGANESIEKPLDLMDILVKICRLTEKRETKKQQPTSQNDGPPGQTELISSTKPICIRTPSLPRTLAS from the coding sequence ATGAAGTTAGTCATAATTGAGAACTCCCCCGAGGTATCGGATCTTGTGTCCTTGGCTTTTAGTGTCGGCCGGCCTGATACCCAGATAATTGCCGTTACGCCTGAGGTTGATATGATAAGTCTAATACGGGGGACTAATCCGGATGTTGTATTCGTTGACCTTGGGTTAAAAAAAATGGCAGGGTTCGAGGCTATAATAAATATAAGATCTTTTTCTGAAGTCGCAATAATAGCCGTGGCGGACCTGAAAACAGTAAACGATATTCCTAAGGCAATCAATCTGGGAGCGAATGAGTCCATCGAAAAACCATTAGATTTGATGGATATTCTAGTAAAAATTTGTAGGTTGACTGAAAAACGGGAGACTAAAAAACAACAACCGACAAGTCAAAACGATGGGCCCCCAGGCCAGACGGAACTCATTTCAAGCACTAAACCCATTTGCATTCGGACCCCCTCTTTGCCTAGAACCCTAGCTTCGTAG